Proteins found in one Sorghum bicolor cultivar BTx623 chromosome 1, Sorghum_bicolor_NCBIv3, whole genome shotgun sequence genomic segment:
- the LOC8062510 gene encoding calcium-transporting ATPase 3, plasma membrane-type: MSAAAGTPPEGGGDRPWQSYHTAYTNAKAGMEGVDKEKVQKVIYEMSKGSKYFENEQRKEAVTKQKIEHLRAQCAALTDNDISHFQKVAEKKMLELEASRDLSKIWLHTDMDAFYAAVETLENPSLKGKPLAVGSMSMIATASYEARKFGVRAAMPGFIGCKLCPGLVFVRPNFERYTHYSELTRKVFQRYDPNFIATSLDEAYLNITNVCIERGITGEEVATELRSAIYQETGLTCSAGVAPNRMIAKVCSDINKPNGQFILPNDREAVLTFVSTLPIRKIGGIGKVTEQMLRQVLGISTCQEMLQKAAFLCALFSEGSADFFLSVGLGLGGTETPEQRQRKSISCERTFAATNDSSLLFEKLDSLAENLTDDLQKEGLKGKTLTLKLKTADFEVRTRAVTTRNYINSKEDILVYATKLLKAEMPLSLRLMGLRMSQLHDEKDDPSTSTQKTLDIFFRSSNGNSNVNGNVQRITNTSGQDNDSISLTTKEYLVPDAGTGVSTDQQDFFLHDESCFIPEQRSFGNHSNEAVISKPLGGTKLDDVSSSAKVAPAEKLNEPDNLISPKAVASSSKPDQQSWIDGYICSICGFELPPGFEEERLEHSDFHLAETLQQEEAVDGTRHISNERLADRERPCSTTPTPKKKLKSSKEGKHIPIDAFFTKCNKNFIQCLYLSVRPPAARGQKNSASTGEREQERTRGGRGKTAIMHSGVDARPGPLLPLPGASPAPCSGRRVPWPRSGLGAALRRPKNLHGRLRFEPLPAGDLCKWAHREKLRVAVLVSKSTLQSEHGVSLQNGRVVPEGVKAAGFQISADDLASVVENRDAEKLTAHGQLDGIADKLATSLADGITTDECSLNQRQDMYGVNKFTESEVRSLWEFVWEALQDTTLVILLACALVSFVVGVATEGWPSGAHDGIGIFTSILLVVSVTATSNYQQSLQFRDLDKEKRKISIQVTRDGFRQRILIDDLLPGDVVHLAVGDQVPADGLFISGYSVLINESSLTGESEPVVINEDNPFLLSGTKVLDGSCKMLVTAVGMRTQWGKLMAAITESGDDETPLQGKLNGVANTIGNIGLFFALLTFVILSQGLVAQKYADGLLLSWSGEDVLEILEHFSIAVTIVVVAVPEGLPLAVTLSLAFAMKKMMNEKALVRQLAACETMGSATVICSDKTGTLTTNRMSVMKACICGNIMEVTNPPVLSSFSSKLPEFALQILLESIFNNTAGEVVINQDGNCQILGTPTEAALLDFALSIGGDFKEKRQETKIVKVEPFNSTKKRMSTILELPGGGYRAHCKGASEVVLAACDKFIDARGTIVALDKTATKKLSDIIETFSKEALRTLCLAYREMDDSFSIDEQIPLQGYTCIGIVGIKDPVRPGVRQSVATCRSAGIEVRMVTGDNINTAKAIARECGILTEDGIAIEGAEFREKNPKELLELIPKMQVLARSSPLDKHTLVKHLRTTFNEVVAVTGDGTNDAPALREADIGLAMGIAGTEVAKESADVVILDDNFSTIVTVAKWGRSVYVNIQKFVQFQLTVNVVALLVNFSSACFTGDAPLTAVQLLWVNMIMDTLGALALATEPPDDNLMKKSPVGRAGKFITNVMWRNIVGQSIFQFVVIWYLQTQGKYLFGLEGSEADTVLNTIIFNTFVFCQVFNEISSRDMEEINVIKGLPQNSIFMCILAGTITVQFILVQFLGDFANTAPLTQLQWLVSILFGLLGMPIAAAIKLIPVEPHEDNRRIS; this comes from the exons ATGTCGGCCGCGGCGGGGACGCCACCGGAAGGCGGAGGGGATCGGCCGTGGCAGTCTTACCATACCGCATACACCAACGCCAAAGCTG GAATGGAGGGTGTTGACAAAGAGAAGGTGCAGAAGGTAATCTATGAAATGAGCAAGGGCTCAAAATATTTCGAAAATGAGCAGAGGAAGGAGGCAGTGACCAAACAAAAGATTGAACATCTCCGTGCACAATGTGCAGCATTGACTGATAATGACATATCACATTTTCAGAAG GTTGCTGAGAAGAAAATGTTAGAGTTGGAAGCTTCACGAGATCTTTCAAAGATATGGCTTCACACTGACATGGATGCCTTTTATGCTGCTGTTGAGACATTGGAGAATCCATCCTTGAAGGGAAAACCCTTGGCGGTTGGTAGCATGTCTATGATAGCTACTGCCAGTTATGAG GCACGTAAGTTTGGAGTGCGTGCAGCGATGCCTGGTTTTATTGGATGCAAACTGTGTCCTGGCTTGGTTTTTGTCCGACCAAACTTTGAGAGATATACTCACTATAGCGAGCTGACAAGAAAAG TTTTCCAGAGGTATGATCCCAATTTCATTGCAACAAGTCTAGATGAAGCATACCTCAACATAACAAATGTTTGCATTGAGAGAGGCATTACAGGCGAGGAG GTTGCTACTGAACTTAGGTCTGCCATTTACCAGGAAACTGGTCTAACATGTAGTGCTGGGGTTGCTCCAAACCGTATGATTGCAAAG GTTTGCTCTGATATTAACAAGCCCAATGGGCAGTTTATTTTGCCAAATGACCGGGAAGCTGTATTGACATTTGTATCTACATTGCCTATAAGAAAG ATAGGTGGCATAGGTAAGGTCACAGAACAGATGTTACGTCAGGTTCTTGGAATCAGTACATGCCAGGAGATGCTGCAAAAGGCTGCTTTTTTGTGTGCTCTTTTTTCGGAAGGCTCAGCTG ATTTCTTTCTATCGGTTGGTCTTGGGTTAGGAGGTACAGAAACCCCGGAGCAAAGGCAAAGGAAAAGTATCAGTTGCGAGCGAACTTTCGCAGCAACAAATGATTCTTCTTTGCTTTTCGAAAAATTAG ATAGCCTTGCAGAAAATTTGACTGATGATCTGCAAAAGGAGGGTTTGAAGGGAAAGACACTAACACTCAAACTGAAGACTGCAGATTTTGAG GTTCGTACAAGGGCAGTAACTACACGGAACTACATCAACTCCAAGGAAGATATCCTGGTCTATGCTACAAAGTTGCTTAAGGCTGAAATGCCTCTTTCTTTGAGACTGATGG GGTTGCGGATGTCTCAGCTacatgatgagaaggatgatcCATCTACTTCAACACAAAAGACACTAGATATATTTTTTCGTTCATCAAACGGTAACTCAAATGTCAATGGAAATGTTCAGAGAATCACTAATACCTCTGGGCAGGATAATGATTCTATTAGTCTCACAACAAAGGAATACTTGGTACCTGATGCTGGAACAGGTGTTTCCACAGATCAACAGGATTTCTTCCTACATGATGAGAGCTGTTTTATTCCCGAACAAAGGAGTTTTGGCAATCATAGTAATGAGGCTGTCATAAGCAAGCCGTTGGGTGGAACAAAGTTAGATGATGTGTCTTCCAGTGCAAAG GTTGCGCCTGCTGAGAAGTTGAATGAACCTGATAACTTGATCAGTCCGAAGGCTGTGGCTTCATCAAGCAAACCTGATCAGCAATCATGGATTGATGGCTACATTTGTTCCATTTGTGGATTTGAACTACCTCCAGGCTTTGAGGAGGAGAGACTAGAACATTCAGATTTTCACTTGGCTGAAACACTCCAGCAGGAAGAAGCAGTGGACGGTACAAGACACATCTCAAATGAGAG GCTGGCTGACAGAGAGAGACCATGCTCAACTACACCCACACCCAAGAAGAAACTGAAGTCTTCTAAAGAAGGAAAACATATTCCGATTGACGCTTTCTTCACAAAGTGTAATAAGAACTT TATCCAGTGCTTGTACCTGTCAGTCCGCCCGCCAGCTGCACGTGGtcagaaaaattcagcaagcaCTGGAGAGCGAGAGCAAGAGCGAACTAGGGGAGGAAGGGGGAAGACGGCAATCATGCACAGCGGCGTCGACGCTCGGCCGGGacccctcctccccctcccaGGCGCATCACCAGCTCCCTGCTCCGGCCGCCGCGTCCCATGGCCGCGGTCGGGGTTAGGGGCTGCGCTGCGGCGGCCAAAGAACCTCCACGGCCGCCTCCGCTTCGAGCCCCTCCCCGCCGGCGACCTCTGCAAGTGGGCCCACCGT GAGAAGCTACGTGTTGCTGTGCTTGTATCGAAGTCCACGCTGCAGAGCGAACATG GTGTTTCACTTCAGAATGGGCGTGTTGTCCCAGAAGGTGTCAAAGCTGCTGGGTTTCAGATCTCTGCCGATGACCTAGCATCAGTTGTTGAAAATCGTGACGCTGAAAAATTGACTGCGCATGGCCAGCTGGATGGGATCGCAGACAAGTTGGCGACGTCATTAGCTGATGGAATCACCACAGATGAGTGCAGCCTGAATCAACGGCAGGACATGTATGGAGTGAACAAGTTCACGGAGAGTGAGGTCCGCAGCTTATGGGAGTTTGTGTGGGAGGCATTGCAAGATACTACTCTTGTAATTCTTCTAGCATGTGCCCTTGTATCTTTTGTCGTTGGCGTTGCCACGGAAGGATGGCCAAGTGGTGCCCATGATGGCATTGGAATTTTTACAAGTATCCTCTTGGTTGTTTCTGTTACCGCGACGAGCAATTATCAGCAGTCTTTGCAATTCAGGGATCTGGACAAAGAGAAAAGGAAAATTTCTATTCAGGTTACCAGAGATGGGTTTAGACAAAGGATATTGATAGATGATCTTCTTCCTGGTGATGTTGTCCACCTAGCTGTTGGAGATCAGGTTCCTGCAGATGGCCTCTTTATTTCAGGGTATTCTGTATTGATCAACGAGTCCAGCCTAACTGGTGAGAGTGAACCTGTTGTCATAAATGAAGATAACCCTTTTCTTTTGTCAGGGACTAAAGTCCTAGATGGGTCATGCAAAATGCTGGTTACAGCAGTAGGGATGCGAACACAGTGGGGTAAACTAATGGCTGCCATCACTGAAAGTGGGGATGATGAAACTCCACTGCAGGGTAAACTAAATGGAGTTGCAAATACTATTGGAAATATCGGTCTGTTTTTTGCCCTTTTAACTTTTGTTATCCTCTCGCAAGGGTTAGTGGCCCAGAAATACGCTGATGGGCTTCTTTTAAGCTGGTCTGGAGAAGAtgtactggagatactggaacATTTTTCCATTGCAGTCACAATTGTTGTTGTTGCGGTTCCTGAGGGATTGCCTTTAGCAGTGACATTGAGCCTTGCATTTGcaatgaagaagatgatgaaTGAGAAGGCACTGGTACGACAGTTAGCTGCCTGTGAAACTATGGGCTCAGCCACTGTCATCTGCAGTGATAAGACAGGAACTCTTACAACTAATCGCATGTCTGTCATGAAGGCCTGCATATGTGGAAACATCATGGAAGTGACCAATCCACCAGTGCTTTCAAGTTTTTCTTCCAAACTCCCAGAATTTGCTTTGCAAATTCTTCTGGAATCCATTTTTAACAACACTGCTGGTGAAGTGGTGATTAACCAAGATGGGAACTGTCAGATACTAGGGACCCCAACTGAGGCTGCTTTGTTGGATTTTGCATTGTCAATAGGTGGTGACTTCAAAGAAAAACGGCAGGAAACTAAGATTGTTAAAGTCGAGCCTTTTAATTCAACAAAAAAGAGGATGAGCACCATTCTCGAGCTTCCTGGTGGAGGTTACCGTGCACATTGTAAAGGTGCTTCAGAAGTAGTCTTGGCTGCCTGTGATAAATTCATAGATGCCAGAGGTACTATTGTTGCACTTGATAAAACAGCTACAAAGAAACTCAGTGACATCATCGAAACCTTTTCTAAAGAAGCACTCAGGACACTCTGCCTTGCTTATCGGGAAATGGATGATAGCTTTTCCATTGATGAGCAAATACCGCTACAAGGATACACATGCATTGGTATTGTTGGGATCAAAGATCCTGTTCGTCCAGGTGTCAGGCAGTCTGTGGCAACTTGCCGGTCTGCTGGCATTGAGGTTCGAATGGTTACAGGAGACAACATAAATACAGCAAAGGCAATTGCTCGTGAATGCGGTATACTTACTGAGGATGGTATTGCCATTGAAGGTGCTGAGTTCAGGGAGAAAAATCCCAAAGAACTCCTTGAGTTGATTCCAAAGATGCAG GTCCTGGCCCGATCATCACCACTTGATAAGCATACACTTGTGAAACACCTGCGTACCACATTTAATGAGGTTGTTGCTGTGACTGGTGATGGTACAAATGACGCACCGGCGCTACGTGAGGCAGATATTGGACTTGCCATGGGAATTGCAGGGACTGAG GTAGCAAAAGAGAGCGCTGATGTTGTTATTCTTGATGATAATTTCTCCACTATCGTAACAGTTGCCAAATGGGGACGCTCCGTTTATGTCAACATTCAAAAGTTTGTGCAGTTCCAGCTGACTGTTAATGTTGTCGCACTTCTGGTTAACTTCTCTTCAGCGTGCTTTACGG GAGATGCTCCACTGACAGCTGTTCAACTTCTTTGGGTTAACATGATCATGGATACCCTAGGAGCGCTTGCACTTGCAACTGAACCACCTGATGATAACTTAATGAAGAAGTCACCAGTTGGAAGGGCAGGGAAATTCATCACAAACGTGATGTGGAGGAATATTGTGGGGCAGTCAATATTCCAGTTTGTGGTCATTTGGTATCTACAAACTCAAGGGAAGTACTTGTTTGGGCTTGAAGGCTCTGAAGCTGACACTGTTCTAAATACAATCATATTCAACACTTTCGTTTTCTGCCAG GTGTTCAATGAGATAAGCTCGAGGGACATGGAGGAGATCAATGTTATCAAGGGATTGCCACAGAACTCCATTTTCATGTGCATCCTTGCTGGCACCATCACCGTCCAGTTCATCCTTGTCCAGTTCCTGGGAGATTTTGCCAACACCGCACCTCTCACCCAGCTCCAATGGCTTGTCAGCATTCTCTTTGGCCTCCTCGGGATGCCCATTGCTGCTGCCATCAAACTGATTCCTGTGGAACCTCATGAAGACAACAGGCGAATATCATAA
- the LOC8062511 gene encoding uncharacterized protein LOC8062511, which produces MAQFLRGKATAAAAATAAREAAPWRRTASASYHHTIQAVPRETAGPRAAARERRHGRVPAVLLTLAGAAPGNGIAHRQLLTADRRQLAEMLKQSPYFLSTPVRLQVRAGERSNAIVHAGTVLPIKVHRDETSGNILNLVMVKADEGTMLKVDLPVEFKGEDTCPGLKKGGFLQKIRTSLVYLCPAEHIPPKIEVDLTNLDVGDRVLMHDIPVHPSLKLLSKNETMPICKILASKPIEPVE; this is translated from the exons ATGGCGCAGTTTCTCCGCGGCaaggccaccgccgccgccgccgccaccgccgccaggGAGGCGGCGCCGTGGCGGCGGACGGCCTCGGCGTCGTACCACCACACGATCCAGGCTGTACCGCGGGAGACGGCCGGCCCGCGCGCCGCGGCGCGCGAGCGCCGCCACGGCCGCGTCCCGGCGGTCCTGCTCACGCTCGCGGGCGCCGCGCCCGGGAACGGAATCGCCCACCGGCAGCTCCTCACCGCCGACAGGAGGCAGCTCGCGGAGATGCTCAAGCAGTCGCCCTACTTCCTCTCCACCCCCGTCCGCCTCCAGGTCCGCGCCGGCGAGCGATCCAACGCCATCGTCCACGCCGGTACCGTCCTCCCCATCAAG GTGCATAGAGATGAAACTTCTGGGAATATATTGAACTTAGTAATGGTGAAGGCAGATGAAGGAACAATGCTGAAGGTGGATTTACCTGTAGAGTTCAAGGGGGAGGATACTTGCCCTGGGTTGAAGAAAG GAGGCTTTTTGCAGAAAATAAGGACCAGCCTGGTGTATCTCTGCCCAGCTGAGCACATACCTCCAAAAATTGAGGTGGACCTAACAAATCTTGATGTCGGAGATAGGGTATTAATGCATGACATTCCGGTCCATCCATCGCTCAAGTTGCTGAGTAAAAACGAGACCATGCCCATCTGCAAGATCTTGGCCTCAAAGCCAATTGAGCCAGTCGAGTAG